CACAGGTTGCTGAAACGGTTGTGGCAATGAAAGATATAGCAGAAAAAATTGCCATTATCGAAGACATTGCATACCAGACTAATCTTCTGGCACTTAATGCCGCTATTGAAGCTGCACGTGCAGGTGATCATGGTAAAGGTTTTGCAGTCGTTGCCTCTGAAGTTCGTAAGCTGGCAGGTCGAAGTGAGTCTGCTGCAGGTGAAATTAGTTCACTTGCTAAGAGCAGCGTTGCGGTAGCGGAAGGCGCAGGGCATTTGCTTGAAGAAATAGTACCCAGTATTAAGAAAACTGCGGATCTTGTGCAGGAAATTAGTGCCTCTTCTGAAGAGCAGGCAGCGGGTATAGGTGAAGTAAATGGTGCTATGGGACAGCTTGATACGGTGACCCAGAATAATGCAGCACTTGCTGAAGAATTATCGGCAACAGCAGAAGAAATGAGCGCGCAAACTCAGGCGCTGAGCGACATGATGAGTTTCTTTACGGTAAGTGATGATGCAGGAATGACTACACCGGTGACCGTATATGACGATAGAAGTCAAACGCCGGTATCTACTCCATCTAATGTTAGACCTCAGGCTAGCTTTGATAGCTCTGAGAGCATACCGGACGGATTTCAGCGTTATTAATAAAATATGATCTGTTTATAAATTGAAGTAATTTTAAGGCCCCCTTAAAGGAGATAAATTATGTTTAACAATGTAACAATAAAAGCAAAGATAATTATGTTGAGTACCTTTTTAACCATTGTAGGAATGGTCATAGGTGTGTATGCAATAGTTTCCGTCTCTAAAGTATCACAGGAAATAGATGATGTTGCTAATCTCGATATGCCATTAACTGAAATGGTTACTAAAGTTGTAGAGCATCAGCTTGAGCAGGCAGTTTATTTTGAACGTGCATTACGCTTTGGCGAGCAGGTAGGCTCTGAAGATCATGCGGCTGAGAATTTAAAACACTCCATTGCTCAATTTGACAAAATTAATAAAAAAATAAAAGAGGAATTTAAACAGCTTGAAGAGAAGTTAGGTGAGGCAATTGAAAACAGTCACACTGAAATGGATAGAAAAGAATTTGAGAAGCTTTTAGATGAGGTGACGGCGGTTGATAAGAAGCATCATCATTATGAGCAGCAAGTTCATGAAGCTTTCTCTTTAGTAAAGTCGCGTCATTTTCATGAAGCAAATGTAATCGCGGAAGAGATTGAAAAAGAACAGGATGAGTTAAGCCATGAAGTTGAAGCTGTATTAACTGAAATCGGAAAATTTACTCATAACGCTTTATTGAGAATAAGTGAAGAAGAGCATGAAATGATACGGGTTATCATTATCATTGTTGTTTTGACTACCATATTTTCAGCGGTGCTTAGTTTATTGGTAATCAGGTCTATAGCTAATCCTTTACAGGCAGCTCTAACTCGAATGATTGATATATCACAGGGTGAAGGCGATTTAACTGCACGTATTGAAGTCAATAATAAAGATGAAGTTGGTCATTTATCTCTTGCGATTAATGATTTTATAGAAAAAATTCACGGTGTAATAAGTAATGTTAAAACCAGTGCTGATGGATTGGCGGATGCTGCTAATCAGGTAAGTGACTCATCACAAAGTCTTGCAAGTGGCTCATCTGAACAGGCAGCGAGCGTTGAGGAAACTTCTTCATCACTTGAGGAAATGAGCGCAACGGTTAATCAAAATGCAGATAATGCTAAACAGACTGAGAATATGGCTGTAGATGCATCTAATAAAGCAGAAAAAGGTGGTGAGGCTGTTACTAAAACAGTGACTGCAATGAAAGATATTGCGGGAAAAATTGCCATTATTGAGGATATTGCTTACCAGACTAATTTGCTTGCCTTAAATGCAGCGATTGAAGCAGCCAGAGCAGGTGAACATGGAAAAGGATTTGCTGTTGTTGCTTCCGAAGTACGTAAACTGGCGGGAAGAAGTGAAACTGCTGCAGGAGAGATAAGTGGTCTGGCAAATTCAAGTGTGTCAGTTGCTGAATCTGCTGGAAATTTACTGGAAGACATTGTGCCAAGTACTAAAAAGACTGCTGATCTCGTACAGGAAATATCAGCTTCATCAGAAGAGCAGGCAAGTGGTATAAGCGAAGTAAATGGTGCAATTGGACAATTAGACACAGTTACCCAGAATAATGCGGCTATTGCAGAAGAGCTATCAGCAACCGCTGAAGAAATGAGCTCACAGACACAGGCGCTTCAAGATATGATGAGTTTCTTTACTGTGCATGAAGATAGTAATGCCGGTGATTTTTTAATGGCTAATAAAGCTATGCAGCAAAAAAATAGTGCAGTAGTTAATAGTTCTTCTGTGGCACAGGATAATGTTTCTAATGAAGATATTCCTGAAGGTTTTGAGCGTCATTAGACGATTTTGTATTTTAAAAGAATAGCTGAAAATCAGATAGGTGATGATATGGTAGAAACAACAGATAGTATTGACCTGGATAGCACCGAAGACGCCAGTCAATTTTTAACATTTAAACTGTCAGGTGAAGAGCTTGCGGTGCCAATAATGCAGGTGAAGGAAATTATTGAATACGATGAACTCACCAATGTGCCAATGGTGCCCGAGTTTATTGCAGGCGCCATTAACCTGCGCGGAAGCGTTGTTCCGGTCGTTAATCTGGCTATTAAATTTGGACTGGAGCCGTGTGAAATAACACGTCGTACCTGTGTCATTATAATGGAAATTGATATAGACGGTGAACATTCTGTAATGGGCATGCTTGTTGATAAAGTACTGCAGGTTATAGATATAGCTGATGAAAATATAGACCCAGCGCCATCATTTGGTGCACAGATTAGAACAGATTTTATTCGTGGTATGGCGAAGCTGGAAGATCGATTCATTATTATTCTGGCTATAAATAAAGTCTTGTCTGTTGAAGAAATTGCGGTTGTTGGAAATATTAATGACGATGGCTCTTCTGAAGTAACTGTGGATTGATATTAGATATGCAGCTTGAAAACTCTCATAATACTGATAATCAGCAGGCCATATCCAGTAAAGCCTTTTCCGGCTTTAAAAAGTTGATTTTTGAATCGGCTGGAATAACGATGTCTGATGCAAAAAAATCGCTGGTGGCCGGTCGTTTAGGTAAGCGTTTACGTATATTAAATTTGCAGAGTTATGATGACTACCTTAAGTATTTAACAGTAGGTGAAGGCGTTAATAACGGAGAGTTTCAGATTTTTGTTGATTCGTTAACAACGAATGAAACTTATTTTTTTCGTGAACCACAACATTTTGATTTTTTAAAACAGGAAATACTTAAAAAACATAAGCCGGATCAGCTGTTACGAATTTGGAGTTCAGCGAGTTCTTCCGGTGAAGAAGCTTATACATTAGCGATGATACTTGCGGATGAACTGGGTATTGATGCTAAATGGGAAATTTTAGGCACAGATATTTCTACAGAGATGATTAGCTCTGCTAAGCAGGCTATTTATAATGAACACAGGGTTCGTCTTGTTCCTAAAGATGCGCGTCATAAGTATTTGTTAAAAGGTACAGGAAGCAATAAAGGCTATGTTGCTGTTGTTCCTGAGCTTAAGAAGCATGTTCGTTTTGAACATTATAATCTGGTTGATTCTCCCCTTAGAAAGGAAATGTTTGATGTTATATTCTGTCGTAATGTATTGATATATTTCAGTCAGGAAACCAAAAAAATTGTAATGCAGCGTTTATACAAACAGTTAAAGCATGGTAGTTATTTAATGACAGGGCACTCTGAGTCACTGCATGGAATGATTTCTGAGTTACGCAGTGTAAAACCTTCGGTTTATCTTAAAACGGGTAATGTTTAATGAGTGATGTTATTAAAGTAATGGTGGTTGACGACTCGGCACTGGTAAGAAAGGTGATGACAGATGTTTTGAGTAGTGATCCTGGTATTAAAGTGATTTCTCAGGCTCCAGATCCAATTTTTGCAATGCAGAAAATGAAGAAAGAAATGCCTGATGTTATTACGCTGGATATAGAAATGCCACGTATGGATGGTATTACATTTTTACAGAAATTAATGACTGAAAATCCATTACCCGTGGTGATTTGTTCTAGTTTAGCCAGAGAAGCCGCAGATACAACATTAAGTGCATTAAGAGCCGGTGCAGTAGATATCATTACTAAACCTGAAATTGGTGTTAAAGGGTTTATTCAAGATTCAT
This genomic interval from endosymbiont of Galathealinum brachiosum contains the following:
- a CDS encoding SAM-dependent methyltransferase; translation: MQLENSHNTDNQQAISSKAFSGFKKLIFESAGITMSDAKKSLVAGRLGKRLRILNLQSYDDYLKYLTVGEGVNNGEFQIFVDSLTTNETYFFREPQHFDFLKQEILKKHKPDQLLRIWSSASSSGEEAYTLAMILADELGIDAKWEILGTDISTEMISSAKQAIYNEHRVRLVPKDARHKYLLKGTGSNKGYVAVVPELKKHVRFEHYNLVDSPLRKEMFDVIFCRNVLIYFSQETKKIVMQRLYKQLKHGSYLMTGHSESLHGMISELRSVKPSVYLKTGNV
- a CDS encoding chemotaxis protein CheW, which gives rise to MVETTDSIDLDSTEDASQFLTFKLSGEELAVPIMQVKEIIEYDELTNVPMVPEFIAGAINLRGSVVPVVNLAIKFGLEPCEITRRTCVIIMEIDIDGEHSVMGMLVDKVLQVIDIADENIDPAPSFGAQIRTDFIRGMAKLEDRFIIILAINKVLSVEEIAVVGNINDDGSSEVTVD
- a CDS encoding methyl-accepting chemotaxis protein, whose translation is MFNNVTIKAKIIMLSTFLTIVGMVIGVYAIVSVSKVSQEIDDVANLDMPLTEMVTKVVEHQLEQAVYFERALRFGEQVGSEDHAAENLKHSIAQFDKINKKIKEEFKQLEEKLGEAIENSHTEMDRKEFEKLLDEVTAVDKKHHHYEQQVHEAFSLVKSRHFHEANVIAEEIEKEQDELSHEVEAVLTEIGKFTHNALLRISEEEHEMIRVIIIIVVLTTIFSAVLSLLVIRSIANPLQAALTRMIDISQGEGDLTARIEVNNKDEVGHLSLAINDFIEKIHGVISNVKTSADGLADAANQVSDSSQSLASGSSEQAASVEETSSSLEEMSATVNQNADNAKQTENMAVDASNKAEKGGEAVTKTVTAMKDIAGKIAIIEDIAYQTNLLALNAAIEAARAGEHGKGFAVVASEVRKLAGRSETAAGEISGLANSSVSVAESAGNLLEDIVPSTKKTADLVQEISASSEEQASGISEVNGAIGQLDTVTQNNAAIAEELSATAEEMSSQTQALQDMMSFFTVHEDSNAGDFLMANKAMQQKNSAVVNSSSVAQDNVSNEDIPEGFERH